The DNA segment TCATTAATACTTCTTAGCTGTGATGTCAAAAGCACAccacaggccgggcgtggtggctcatgcctacactcccaacattttggaaggctgaggtgggtggatcacctgatgtcggggattcgagaccagcctggccaacatggtgaaaccctgtctctgctaaaaatacaaaaattagccaggtgtggtggtgcacatctgtaatcccagctacttgggagctgaggcatgagaattgcttgaacccaggaggcagaggttgtagtgagcgaagattgtgccactgcacttcagcctgggcgaccgagtgaaactccatctaaaaagaaaagggagaagagcagaaaaacaAGGTCCCCAGACAGAGTCCAGAGTCAGCCGTCTGTAGCTGAACCTGGTGGCATaggtctatagtcccagctactgggaggctgaagatggagaagcacttgaacccaaggagcctgaggctgcagtgggctgtgattgcaccattgcactctagtctgtgTGActgagcaggaccctgtctcaaaaaatcaaggaacaaaataaaacaaaaaggacagCCATCTCATACAGCAGGGCAGGCAGGTCTGGAAGTAGCAGGAACCAACTGAGGGAGTCTGGCCCTTATGTCTCTACTGTGGGCATCATAGACATTATACAAGTGTCTCATGTAGGGCACTGGGCAGACAAAACAGAGAGCAGGAGGACTCCTTACAGCCCCACACCTGTGAGAGGTAGATCAAGGGAGGGTGTCTTAAGCCTTTCTTCTGCTTTCAAAAAGTCAGCTTATGAAAGAGGTGCCAGTTGTAAAACCACGGACACCGACATCCTGGGGGACATGCAGCCCCCTGCAGAGCCTGGTGGTTGTTGATCAGAACCTGCAGCGTAAGTTCCAAGAGGGACTGCGGGGTCTCCATGGCGTGGGCCTCTTCTGTGGGTTGTCTGGAGAATAGAGATTAGCCGGGCCGGCCTTAAACTCTGGAGATAGTCAGGCAAGAACCTTACCCTACTGACTTACTCACACCCACGGGCTACCTGGGGCAGGAAATGGAGGCCTGACAGGTAGAGTCAGTTGGACCGAATGGGATCATTCCAAATAAACATTCCATTAGTGCGTGGGCAGGCCTAAGCCTGGAGCCTCCCCATGGGTCTTAAATATGAGAGAGGCACGAGAGAAGGCCAGCCACCAAATGTAAactttgttgcttttgttttcccAATTACTTAACAGATAAACAACAAACAGAAACCTCACCCTTGGCAGATGACTTAGGAGTAGGCCCTAAATTATTGCATTTTTAGCATTTCAcatagcacaatttttttttggaatttttaatgatcaagcaattcttctggtGAATGAAAAATCCCAAGGAGCTAGAAAAgagaatatttgtgttttaaggtgAGATATAAGGTGCAAGATAATACATTCAGAAATGCctactctgtttctttcttttttttagatggaatttcactctgtcacccaggctggagtgcaatggcacaatcttggctcactgcaacctctgcctcccgggttcaagtgattctcctgcctcagcctcctgagtagctggtctaatttttttttttttttttgaaacagagtctccctctgtctcccaggctggagtgcaatggcatgatctcagctcaccgcgacctccacctcctgggttcaagcgattctcctgcctcagcctcccaagtagctaggactacaggcatgtgccaccatacctggctaatttcgtatttttggtagagatggggtttctccgtgttggtcaggctggtcttgaactcccaacctcaggtgatccacccgcctcggcatcccaaagtgctgggattacaggtgtgagccaccgcgcccagccaaggtttttttttaatatcataagACTGTGTGATGAATTccaacagagagaaaaacaatgtTTTGTCCAACCTGTGACAACTGAGAAGTATCAACAGAGACACAAGACTTTTTACCTGGCTCTGGATTCAGACTCTCATGattataaagaaatgaagattatTCTTAAATGTTCTAGgcatttatttaattcaaaagATACCTATTGAATACTTACAATGTGTCGGGCACTATTTTAAGCCCTAACACACATTTAAGTTCTTGCAAACACAAACATCTTAGAGGTGTGTTCTCATCCAAACAGAGGTTTAAGAGATGAGCAAAAGTTAAATTTAGCAATATTAGCTTCTTAAGATGTTCACAAGGTAGGGCGTAAGACAACTCATGAGATCTTTTATGAGGTCTCATGAACAACAGGAGATAGgataaacaacaacaagaaatggGCCACATATTAGGCTTGGCTTGCTGGAGTTGCTACATAAGGGCTTCCCCGGACAGAAGGCGGCATCAGACCTCTTCATCTCTCCTGAGCCCTCTATCCTCGCTTCTCCTCAGTCCTCTCTACTGACACCATGGGTTgctgtgggtgtggtggctgcggtggtggctgtggtggctgcagtggtggctgtggtggtggctgtggtggctgtggtggtggctgcggtggtggctgtggtggtggCTGTGGCAGCTACACCACCTGCAGGTGCTACCGGGTGGGCTGCTGCTCCAGCTGCTGCCCCTGCTGCcgtggctgctgtgggggctgCTGCAGCACTCCCGTGATCTGCTGCTGCCGCCGTACCTGCAGTTCGTGTGGCTGTGGCTATGGGAAGGGCTGCTGCCAGCAGAAGGGATGCTGCCAGCAGAAGTGCTGCTGCCAGAAGCAATGCTGCTGCTAGGTGGGAACCTAGCCTCTGGGCAGGGGCTGCAGGCACTCATGCTGTTGGTAAGACTGCGGGTCTGCAGGTGCCGCAGGGAGGCAGCTTGCTCCCCTTGCTGTGGCTTTCCTCCATCCCATCCTGTGTGCTCCCTGCTGTCTCCCTGTCACCTGGACTTCATGGCACTTTTCTGCTTGGTTCTCATCTCTGTAGTTTAACTAATTCTTCCTATTATTAAGGTAGTCACATGGGCAACTGGTACAATGTCATTCAAGCACAAAGATGCGGGACATTTTGAGTTTTGAGCTCAGCAAAGCAGGATCATGATTTTGACCGTGCTTTCTTCTTTGAACTCTTTTCTCTCTAGGCATTAGGTCTTCTTGTGTGTTCCACATATGCTCTGTCTTTTCTGTGGCCATAGAGTCTTTTCTAGATGTtctcctaaaattttctttttttgttttactaattCATGGTCTTTATTTTAGTGCCATAATTTTGATTATATTACcaaaaaatcttttttccctTTGGTAGTAACCCATCtatatttttttacttgaaaaaattgatacataatagatgtagaTATTTGgggggatacatgtgatattttaataaatttacataatgtgtaataatcaaatcagggtaattgggatattaaTCAccttaaatctttttcttttatgctgggaacattcaaattattctctattAACTGTTTTGAAATGGGTAATAGATTACTGTTTACTGTAGTCACTCTACTGATTTATTGAGCACTAGGTATTGTtcttttaactgtatttttgtactcattaatcaACGATTCTTCATgaaaaatttcataataaaatgcaaaAGTGAACTCTGAACAGTTTCCCTTAGTTTTATTCTTATAGATATTTTTCATTAAACTACCATTAATCATGATTTTCTGTGGGTTGGAGGCCATTAAGGATACACATATAATTATGCCCTTGTGTGGTTTACATTCCATTTATACACAAATAACCACAAACATGAGGTAGAGTAATAACAAACGTGTTAAAAGTTCTATGTTGATGTGTATGTCATGGGCAGGAACAACTCCACATTGCTGGATGGTGAATCGGTGTAACTCAAAGGAACTCGGATCACTTCAAGaaggaagggacatttgggagtgtGTTTTGAAGAATTAGTAAGGTTTTGACAGGT comes from the Pan troglodytes isolate AG18354 chromosome 13, NHGRI_mPanTro3-v2.0_pri, whole genome shotgun sequence genome and includes:
- the LOC129143261 gene encoding small cysteine and glycine repeat-containing protein 8, which gives rise to MGCCGCGGCGGGCGGCSGGCGGGCGGCGGGCGGGCGGGCGSYTTCRCYRVGCCSSCCPCCRGCCGGCCSTPVICCCRRTCSSCGCGYGKGCCQQKGCCQQKCCCQKQCCC